TTGCGCAGACTCTTGCCCTCAGTCGACGCACGATCGATCAGCCGATTGAAAATCAGCGGCACCGTCTGCTCCGACAGACCGCCGTGCGAGCGCAGCGGCACGGTCAGACCGGAGAGGTCGTGCTCATCGCGCCGCGTGCCGAGCGCGACATCCTGCCGGCTGATCACGACGATGTCGCCGACCCGGTCGTTCGGCAATTCGAAACGCTCGCACGCCGCCTTGTTGTCGAGCACGACCTCAATACCGGACAGACCGCCGATACGTTCGATCACCTGCGCAGCCCTCACCTCGCGCGGCAGGTAAATCGTCGCAAACGAACCCAGCGCACCATGATGAACGACGTAGGGATCCGTAATCGGCAGGATCACGCGTGCGGCGCGCGCGCCGAGCCACTCGTCGAGCACATCCTGCAGGTAGATCACGTTCGGCTCGCCCGTCTTCGAATCGTGTTTCGCATTCATGCCGTGATCGGCGGTCAGCGCAACCACCCAGCCGAGTTCGTCGAGTCGCGCGAGGTAGCCATCCATCATCGCGTAGAACGCATTCGCGCCTTCGGTGCCCGGCGCGGCCTTGTGCTGCACGTAGTCGGTCGTCGACAGATACATCAGGTCGAGCTCGCGTGTTTCAGCCATGCGCACGCCCGCGGCGAACACGAACTCGGACAGACCGGCGCTGTACACATCAGGCACGGGCAGGCCGACCAGACCCAGCACATCGTCGATACCGTTTTCTTCGCAGGTGACGGCATCGGCCTTTTCGGCAGAAAAACAGATACCCTTCATCTGCCAGCCAAGCAGGCGGCGCAGCTTGTCCTTGGCTGTTACGACCGCGACGCTCGCCCCTGCGTCCGCCGCCGCAGCCAGCAACGTGCCGGCGCGCAGATAGACGGGGTCGTTCATCATCACTTCTGCCCCCTTGCCGTCGTTCGCATCCGGGTCCCAGAAATAGTTGCCGCAGATGCCATGCACCGATGGCGGCACGCCGCACACGATCGACAGGTTGTTGGGGTTCGTGAACGACGGAATCACGCAATCGCCCTTGAACGCCGCGCCGCCGCGCAGCATCTTGCCGATGAACGGCGCGACGCCGGCTGCGACCGCGGCTTCGAGATAGTCGTACTCGCAACCGTCGACGCACACGACCACGGTCGGCGTCGACGGAAGGCGGTATGCCCGGCCGTTCACTTCGATACTGCGTTCAGATTGGCTTGCCATCGTAGTCATCCATGTGCGTAGGTTACGCGCGTTCTTCATCGGTCGAGGCCGACAACGTCTCACGCACAGAGCGTTGCCCAGCCGGCTCACAGGCGTCGTGCGCGCGTTGCCGCCCGCCGTTCACATGCGCATGCATCAGTGCGGCAGCGTGATCGCCGTCACGCGACGCAAGCGCGGTTAGAATGGCGCGGTGCTCGCTGAGCGAACGCTCCATCGCGTCGGTGTGCGCAACGAGCGCTGCACGCCGGAACAGACTCAGTTCGCCGACGAGCCGCCGGTACGTCTCATACAGCTTGTCGTTGCCCGCCGACGCCACGACCGCATCGTGAAACGCGACGTTGGCGCGAGCGTACTCGTCGTGATTCTGCGCATCCAGCGCGGCACGCATCGCATCGACATGGACCCGCAGCCTCGCAAGCTGCGCCGCGTCGATGCGCGCCGCCAGCATCCGGCACGCCGCCTCTTCAAGCACCGCGCGGACCGCATAGATCTCATCCGCCTCAGCAAGCGACACGATCCGCACGAACACACCACGGTTTTTCTCGGTGCGCACCAGACCAGCCTGCTCCAGCGCGCGAAATGCCTCGCGCACCGGCCCGCGCGACACCTCCAGACGCGCGGCCCAGTCGGCTTCATTGAGCTTGTCGCCAGGAGCGAGTGCCCCCTCTACGATGTGGCGCTCAATCTCGTCGCGGACCAGTTCCGTCAGCGTATGCCTGCGAACGACAGCAATCGGATCAGCCGAGACATTTTCCATATTTTCGGTCATTCTGACATTTTTTGCCACATCGATATGTGTTGTGCGCCTAGGTGACGCACTACCCGGAACATCAGAAGCGCCCCGTCAGTCCAGGCGACGACGCGGGACGCGCGCTGCGATCAGCAGTAACGCAGCGAGCGAGACAAGCAAAAGAATCAGCGAAAGAGCGGAAGCCGGCAGGTAGTAACCGCGTTCGACCTGTCCGACGACAACGATCGGCACGGTTGCAAAGCCCGGCGGATAAACAGTCAGCGTGGCGCCCAGCTCGCCGAGCGACAGCGCGAAGCCAAGCGCGAGGCTCGCGCGTATCGCGGGAAGCAGTTGCGGCAGCACCACCCGGCGCAGCACCATCGATGGCGGCGCTCCCAGACTCGCGGCCGCTTCACGCAGCACGGTCAATTCGGGCCGCAGCGCGGCGCTGGCACAGCGATAGCAGAACGGCAACACCAGCGCGAGCTGCACGAACACGACGATCGCCGCCGAACTCGACAGATCCACAGGCGCCTTGTGATACGCAATCAGCACCGCAAGCCCGAGCACGACGCTAGGCACGCCATTCGGCATCATCGCGATCGTGTCGACGAGCGCGCCGAGACCGCGGCGGTCACGCCCTTCCAGCGCCAGCGCGAGCCACAGCCCAAGCGCGGTGCCCAGCACGGCGACACCGAAGCCGATCTCGAGACTCGTGGTGAGCGCGTCGAAATCGCTGGAACCGAGACGTTCGAACCAGCGCATGCTGAAGCCGTCGGGCAGGATCGTGCCCGACCAGTGGGCAGCCACGCTCGACAGCGCAACCACGCCTACCGGCAGCACGAACAGCCAGAAACACAGCAGCGCGGCGAGGCCCAGCAGCACGGAACCCACAACGCGCGTCAACAGACTGCGCTTCACCGGACGTACGCGATGATGGATGACCGGCAACGGTACCGGATCGAGTTCAGCGTCCATGGCGCGCGCCTCCCTCTTTGCGTCGATTGACCTGCCTGTACAGCGCATACAGCGACAGCGACATCGCCAGCATCACGACGGCGCCCGCCGCCGCAGTCGGCAAGTCGAGGTCGACCGTCGCTGCGCTGTAAATCGCCACCGGCAGCGTGATCAGATGCGCGCTGCCCAGCACCAGCAGAATGCCGAACTCATTGAGCGTCAGGAGAAAACAGAGGATCGTGCCCGCGGCAATGCCCGGCCATGCGAGCGGCAGGATCACGCGGAACGCGACCATCCAGCCGTGAGCGCCAAGACTGCGCGCCGCCTCGATCAGACGCATGTCGAGCGTCGCGAACGAAGCGAGCGTCGGGCGCACGACAAACGGCGCGTAAAACACGACTTCAGCCAGAATCACACCACCGATGCCGAAGAGGAAATTGAGCGGCGGTGCCTCCAGATGAAAAAGTCGCTGCAATCCGATGCTGACCGACCCTTGCGAGCCATACAGAAAAATCAGCGTGAACGCGACGAGGAACGACGGAAACGCGACGAACAGCTCAAGGAACCGGGTCACCATCCGCGCGCCCGGAAACGGCTTGAAGAAGAGCAGCGACGCGAGCCCCACGCCCAGCAGCGACGCAAGCCCCGCACTGGCGAAGAGAATCAGTAACGTCGTGCCGATCACGCCGCTCGTTTCCGGATTGTGGAAGAAGTGCGAGTAGGCACTGAAGCT
The DNA window shown above is from Paraburkholderia sp. BL10I2N1 and carries:
- the phnA gene encoding phosphonoacetate hydrolase; the encoded protein is MASQSERSIEVNGRAYRLPSTPTVVVCVDGCEYDYLEAAVAAGVAPFIGKMLRGGAAFKGDCVIPSFTNPNNLSIVCGVPPSVHGICGNYFWDPDANDGKGAEVMMNDPVYLRAGTLLAAAADAGASVAVVTAKDKLRRLLGWQMKGICFSAEKADAVTCEENGIDDVLGLVGLPVPDVYSAGLSEFVFAAGVRMAETRELDLMYLSTTDYVQHKAAPGTEGANAFYAMMDGYLARLDELGWVVALTADHGMNAKHDSKTGEPNVIYLQDVLDEWLGARAARVILPITDPYVVHHGALGSFATIYLPREVRAAQVIERIGGLSGIEVVLDNKAACERFELPNDRVGDIVVISRQDVALGTRRDEHDLSGLTVPLRSHGGLSEQTVPLIFNRLIDRASTEGKSLRNFDIFDLSLNHVVVS
- the phnV gene encoding 2-aminoethylphosphonate ABC transport system, membrane component PhnV → MDAELDPVPLPVIHHRVRPVKRSLLTRVVGSVLLGLAALLCFWLFVLPVGVVALSSVAAHWSGTILPDGFSMRWFERLGSSDFDALTTSLEIGFGVAVLGTALGLWLALALEGRDRRGLGALVDTIAMMPNGVPSVVLGLAVLIAYHKAPVDLSSSAAIVVFVQLALVLPFCYRCASAALRPELTVLREAAASLGAPPSMVLRRVVLPQLLPAIRASLALGFALSLGELGATLTVYPPGFATVPIVVVGQVERGYYLPASALSLILLLVSLAALLLIAARVPRRRLD
- a CDS encoding phosphonate utilization associated transcriptional regulator, with amino-acid sequence MTENMENVSADPIAVVRRHTLTELVRDEIERHIVEGALAPGDKLNEADWAARLEVSRGPVREAFRALEQAGLVRTEKNRGVFVRIVSLAEADEIYAVRAVLEEAACRMLAARIDAAQLARLRVHVDAMRAALDAQNHDEYARANVAFHDAVVASAGNDKLYETYRRLVGELSLFRRAALVAHTDAMERSLSEHRAILTALASRDGDHAAALMHAHVNGGRQRAHDACEPAGQRSVRETLSASTDEERA
- a CDS encoding 2-aminoethylphosphonate ABC transporter permease subunit, producing MSSLSTGNTPDSPEAHRTKSGAAHTAAVRRRERAAQWHLLFIAIVVLGPLVIYPLARLVLLSLAGTHGLSFSAYSHFFHNPETSGVIGTTLLILFASAGLASLLGVGLASLLFFKPFPGARMVTRFLELFVAFPSFLVAFTLIFLYGSQGSVSIGLQRLFHLEAPPLNFLFGIGGVILAEVVFYAPFVVRPTLASFATLDMRLIEAARSLGAHGWMVAFRVILPLAWPGIAAGTILCFLLTLNEFGILLVLGSAHLITLPVAIYSAATVDLDLPTAAAGAVVMLAMSLSLYALYRQVNRRKEGGARHGR